In the Apteryx mantelli isolate bAptMan1 chromosome 1, bAptMan1.hap1, whole genome shotgun sequence genome, one interval contains:
- the HELB gene encoding DNA helicase B isoform X2, giving the protein MASPGGRRASLLELRGVLLPPPRRAEAEAEEGEEEGEEEGEEEPRFAETALLAASGDGPELAAALPPRRAVIIQDEESKKEYEVVGRFPLVGPWWAVNVKVKKMGSKYFVQGYPSYFLRTDIEENNQQVFSLFLKECDVPDFFKQEFFTWLPRQPTLSFRKLEEKLKQFQVSYLEKGKKQGDTKNFDIFQYVLKSFAGKAVLVAMNFPMIMEFLPVLLPRHFCCLLEEACWQKETENNSDADVEKERFQDDILTKLNDILKNEPWKLGFSKITYRELNLSYCEATWAAFCQCKHLLWKIPELQKNALILYDRLKKQCREMGHTYEDQDELTRFVSKDMSIEHAWQSLEFLKDQHIVIREKKMVFLPHLYNSEKDIAMYIGDLLSNHSWKLDVDVRQILNVNVSETSREIVDIKMNVTQVHEMEYPKENSPENHDCENSFLKKQVESTSGTRSKAEVDLDQQMEKEVEAASKDFEGDLDASEEWNTFSHHWESENTCTKNLLNVLFTAPTGRAASLLSEKTRFPAYTLHQIIYSFKSWKQSQQGLPWKFSTVTILVVDEGSLVSVHILSLVLKLLCEHAQLAKLIILGDTRQLPSIDPGNMLADVFEGLKSKGLSVELRTNHRAESQLIVDNATRISHRKLPEFDEVLKVSGWNEELTMPSPEKKFIFIALPSGGGCDNLQTAIKTLLKKGPGLQDARQSQFIAFRRQDCDLINELCCQHYSNHLTRDHKRRLVFQTDDKICCMRNIYLKDLLPSRGFSQDPDRNECKSGNPPLAAETIEEGKRLCNGDIFFIADDVEINKQRLLTISSTYGSTFTVVYKALKKLCHIKHAWARTIHTFQGSEEKTVVYVVGNPGRQHWQHVYTAVTRGRCRVYVIAEEMHLKKAVTNKNIPRKTRLQKYLRETIAEINNHPKQTSPLKKSWQNQELETQSVSVNQDAPDPSEPVTDSIKQEGSVVLNEEQTSNSQQISPYKRQRSLTANLGDVMKTSLTNERDSPLVSSRLKNLTLEHVTPRKLFKS; this is encoded by the exons ATGGCgagccccggggggcggcgggcctcCTTGCTGGAGCTGCGAGgggtgctgctgccgccgccgcggcgggctgAGGCCGAGGCCGAGGAGGGCGAAGAGGAGGGCGAGGAGGAGGGCGAGGAGGAGCCGCGCTTCGCGGAGACCGCGCTCCTGGCGGCCTCCGGTGACGGGCCGGAGctggccgccgcgctgcccccgcgccgagccg TTATTATACAAGACGAAGAATCCAAAAAGGAGTATGAAGTAGTTGGACGTTTTCCATTAGTGGGCCCTTGGTGGGCAGTTAatgttaaagttaaaaaaatggGGTCAAAGTACTTTGTGCAAGGATATCCATCGTATTTTCTGCGGACTGATATAGAGGAAAACAACCAACAAGTCTTTTCACTCTTTCTTAAGGAATGTGACGttcctgatttttttaaacaagagttTTTTACTTGGCTTCCTAGGCAGCCTACGCTGAGTTTTAGAAAACttgaagaaaaactgaaacagtTCCAAGTTTCGTACCtagagaaagggaagaagcaAGGAGATACCAAGAATTTTGATATCTTTCAGTATGTTTTGAAATCTT TTGCAGGAAAGGCAGTATTGGTAGCTATGAATTTTCCAATGATCATGGAGTTCTTGCCAGTTCTTCTGCCACGCcatttttgctgtcttttggAGGAAGCATGTTGGCaaaaagagactgaaaataaCAGTGATGCAGATGTTGAGAAAGAACGTTTCCAAGATGACATTCTAACAAAATTGAATGATATATTAAAGAATGAGCCATGGAAACTTGGATTCAGCAAG ATTACCTATAGGGAACTGAACCTCTCTTATTGCGAAGCAACATGGGCAGCCTTCTGTCAGTGCAAACATCTCCTCTGGAAGATTCCTGAATTGCAGAAGAATGCATTAATTCTATATGATCGACTCAAGAAACAGTGTAGAGAAATGGGACATACTTATGAAGATCAAGATGAATTAACTCGTTTTGTGTCTAAAGATATGTCTATTGAGCATGCTTGGCAATCTCTTGAATTTTTGAAAGATCAGCATATagtcattagggaaaaaaaaatggtgtttctGCCTCATCTTTACAACTCGGAAAAAGACATTGCGATGTATATAGGTGACCTTTTGTCAAACCACTCATGGAAACTAGATGTTGATGTGAGACAGATACTTAATGTTAACGTTTCTGAGACATCAAGAGAAATAGTAgatattaaaatgaatgttacCCAGGTTCATGAAATGGAGTACCCGAAAGAAAATAGTCCAGAAAATCATGATTGTGAAAATAGCTTCCTTAAAAAGCAAGTGGAGTCTACATCTGGTACCCGAAGTAAAGCAGAGGTAGACCTAGATCAG CAGATGGAAAAAGAAGTGGAAGCTGCTTCTAAGGATTTTGAGGGAGACCTGGATGCGTCTGAGGAATGGAATACTTTCAGTCATCATTGGGAGTCAGAAAATACTTGCACAAAAAATCTTTTGAATGTATTATTTACTGCACCTACGGGGAGGGCCGCAAGCCTTTTGAGTGAAAAAACTAGGTTTCCTGCATATACCCTGCATCAg ATCATCTATAGTTTTAAATCATGGAAGCAAAGTCAACAAGGACTGCCATGGAAATTTTCTACTGTGACAATTCTGGTTGTGGATGAAGGAAGCTTGGTGTCTGTACATATTCTGAGTTTAGTTCTAAAGCTCTTATGTGAGCATGCTCAGCTTGCCAAACTTATTATTCTTG GTGATACTAGACAGCTCCCAAGCATAGATCCTGGTAACATGCTAGCTGATGTCTTCGAGGGTCTAAAATCCAAAGGGCTATCTGTGGAACTGCGAACGAATCACAGAGCTGAATCGCAATTAATTGTAGACAATGCAACGAG AATCTCTCATCGGAAGCTTCCTGAATTTGATGAGGTGCTAAAAGTTTCTGGTTGGAATGAAGAACTGACAATGCCAAGCCCTGAGAAGAAATTCATATTTATTGCTTTGCCTTCTGGTGGGGGCTGTGACA ATTTGCAGACTGCCATAAAGACTTTACTTAAAAAAGGACCAGGACTGCAGGATGCCAGACAATCACAGTTCATTGCTTTTAGAAG GCAAGACTGTGATCTAATAAATGAACTTTGTTGCCAGCACTATTCAAACCATTTAACCAG AGACCATAAAAGACGACTTGTATTTCAAACTGATGACAAGATTTGCTGCATGCGAAATATCTATCTCAAGGATCTCTTGCCAAGCCGTGGTTTCAGCCAGGATCCTGATCGCAATGAATGCAAAAGTGGAAACCCCCCCCTTGCTGCAGAGACTATTGAGGAGGGCAAACGACTGTGCAATGGAGATATATTTTTCATAGCAGAT GATGTAGAAATTAATAAACAACGTTTACTGACCATCAGCAGCACATACGGCTCCACATTCACTGTAGTATACAAAGCATTGAAGAAGCTATGTCATATAAAACATGCATGGGCCAGAACTATTCACACATTTCAG GGTTCTGAGGAAAAAACTGTTGTCTACGTAGTTGGGAATCCAGGCCGTCAGCACTGGCAGCATGTGTACACGGCTGTGACCAGAGGACGCTGCCGAGTCTATGTTATAGCTGAAGAGATGCACCTCAAGAAAGCAGTCACTAACAAGAACATTCCCAGAAAAACTCGCTTACAGAAATATTTGAGAGAGACAATCGCAGAAATAAACAACCATCCAAAACAAACTTCTCCCCTGAAGAAGAGCTGGCAAAATCAAGAACTTGAGACTCAGTCTGTTTCTGTAAATCAAGATGCTCCTGACCCATCTGAACCTGTAACTGACTCGATTAAACAAGAAGGGTCTGTAGTTCTTAATGAAGAGCAGACCAGTAATTCACAGCAGATAAGTCCATATAAAAGACAAAGAAGTCTTACGGCAAATTTGGGGGATGTTATGAAAACATCCTTG acAAATGAGCGAGACTCCCCACTTGTGTCTTCCAGACTCAAGAATCTAACTTTGGAACATGTAACTCCTAGGAAGCTTTTCAAAAGCTAA
- the HELB gene encoding DNA helicase B isoform X3: MASPGGRRASLLELRGVLLPPPRRAEAEAEEGEEEGEEEGEEEPRFAETALLAASGDGPELAAALPPRRAVIIQDEESKKEYEVVGRFPLVGPWWAVNVKVKKMGSKYFVQGYPSYFLRTDIEENNQQVFSLFLKECDVPDFFKQEFFTWLPRQPTLSFRKLEEKLKQFQVSYLEKGKKQGDTKNFDIFQYVLKSFAGKAVLVAMNFPMIMEFLPVLLPRHFCCLLEEACWQKETENNSDADVEKERFQDDILTKLNDILKNEPWKLGFSKITYRELNLSYCEATWAAFCQCKHLLWKIPELQKNALILYDRLKKQCREMGHTYEDQDELTRFVSKDMSIEHAWQSLEFLKDQHIVIREKKMVFLPHLYNSEKDIAMYIGDLLSNHSWKLDVDVRQILNVNVSETSREIVDIKMNVTQVHEMEYPKENSPENHDCENSFLKKQVESTSGTRSKAEVDLDQVTAMEKICSNPVTIISGKGGCGKSTIVSCLFCHLKQMEKEVEAASKDFEGDLDASEEWNTFSHHWESENTCTKNLLNVLFTAPTGRAASLLSEKTRFPAYTLHQIIYSFKSWKQSQQGLPWKFSTVTILVVDEGSLVSVHILSLVLKLLCEHAQLAKLIILGDTRQLPSIDPGNMLADVFEGLKSKGLSVELRTNHRAESQLIVDNATRISHRKLPEFDEVLKVSGWNEELTMPSPEKKFIFIALPSGGGCDNLQTAIKTLLKKGPGLQDARQSQFIAFRRQDCDLINELCCQHYSNHLTRDHKRRLVFQTDDKICCMRNIYLKDLLPSRGFSQDPDRNECKSGNPPLAAETIEEGKRLCNGDIFFIADDVEINKQRLLTISSTYGSTFTVVYKALKKLCHIKHAWARTIHTFQTNERDSPLVSSRLKNLTLEHVTPRKLFKS, translated from the exons ATGGCgagccccggggggcggcgggcctcCTTGCTGGAGCTGCGAGgggtgctgctgccgccgccgcggcgggctgAGGCCGAGGCCGAGGAGGGCGAAGAGGAGGGCGAGGAGGAGGGCGAGGAGGAGCCGCGCTTCGCGGAGACCGCGCTCCTGGCGGCCTCCGGTGACGGGCCGGAGctggccgccgcgctgcccccgcgccgagccg TTATTATACAAGACGAAGAATCCAAAAAGGAGTATGAAGTAGTTGGACGTTTTCCATTAGTGGGCCCTTGGTGGGCAGTTAatgttaaagttaaaaaaatggGGTCAAAGTACTTTGTGCAAGGATATCCATCGTATTTTCTGCGGACTGATATAGAGGAAAACAACCAACAAGTCTTTTCACTCTTTCTTAAGGAATGTGACGttcctgatttttttaaacaagagttTTTTACTTGGCTTCCTAGGCAGCCTACGCTGAGTTTTAGAAAACttgaagaaaaactgaaacagtTCCAAGTTTCGTACCtagagaaagggaagaagcaAGGAGATACCAAGAATTTTGATATCTTTCAGTATGTTTTGAAATCTT TTGCAGGAAAGGCAGTATTGGTAGCTATGAATTTTCCAATGATCATGGAGTTCTTGCCAGTTCTTCTGCCACGCcatttttgctgtcttttggAGGAAGCATGTTGGCaaaaagagactgaaaataaCAGTGATGCAGATGTTGAGAAAGAACGTTTCCAAGATGACATTCTAACAAAATTGAATGATATATTAAAGAATGAGCCATGGAAACTTGGATTCAGCAAG ATTACCTATAGGGAACTGAACCTCTCTTATTGCGAAGCAACATGGGCAGCCTTCTGTCAGTGCAAACATCTCCTCTGGAAGATTCCTGAATTGCAGAAGAATGCATTAATTCTATATGATCGACTCAAGAAACAGTGTAGAGAAATGGGACATACTTATGAAGATCAAGATGAATTAACTCGTTTTGTGTCTAAAGATATGTCTATTGAGCATGCTTGGCAATCTCTTGAATTTTTGAAAGATCAGCATATagtcattagggaaaaaaaaatggtgtttctGCCTCATCTTTACAACTCGGAAAAAGACATTGCGATGTATATAGGTGACCTTTTGTCAAACCACTCATGGAAACTAGATGTTGATGTGAGACAGATACTTAATGTTAACGTTTCTGAGACATCAAGAGAAATAGTAgatattaaaatgaatgttacCCAGGTTCATGAAATGGAGTACCCGAAAGAAAATAGTCCAGAAAATCATGATTGTGAAAATAGCTTCCTTAAAAAGCAAGTGGAGTCTACATCTGGTACCCGAAGTAAAGCAGAGGTAGACCTAGATCAGGTGACTGCTATGGAAAAGATTTGTTCTAATCCTGTCACAATCATAAGTGGAAAAGGAGGTTGCGGGAAGAGTACAATAGTTAGCTGCCTTTTTTGTCACTTAAAGCAGATGGAAAAAGAAGTGGAAGCTGCTTCTAAGGATTTTGAGGGAGACCTGGATGCGTCTGAGGAATGGAATACTTTCAGTCATCATTGGGAGTCAGAAAATACTTGCACAAAAAATCTTTTGAATGTATTATTTACTGCACCTACGGGGAGGGCCGCAAGCCTTTTGAGTGAAAAAACTAGGTTTCCTGCATATACCCTGCATCAg ATCATCTATAGTTTTAAATCATGGAAGCAAAGTCAACAAGGACTGCCATGGAAATTTTCTACTGTGACAATTCTGGTTGTGGATGAAGGAAGCTTGGTGTCTGTACATATTCTGAGTTTAGTTCTAAAGCTCTTATGTGAGCATGCTCAGCTTGCCAAACTTATTATTCTTG GTGATACTAGACAGCTCCCAAGCATAGATCCTGGTAACATGCTAGCTGATGTCTTCGAGGGTCTAAAATCCAAAGGGCTATCTGTGGAACTGCGAACGAATCACAGAGCTGAATCGCAATTAATTGTAGACAATGCAACGAG AATCTCTCATCGGAAGCTTCCTGAATTTGATGAGGTGCTAAAAGTTTCTGGTTGGAATGAAGAACTGACAATGCCAAGCCCTGAGAAGAAATTCATATTTATTGCTTTGCCTTCTGGTGGGGGCTGTGACA ATTTGCAGACTGCCATAAAGACTTTACTTAAAAAAGGACCAGGACTGCAGGATGCCAGACAATCACAGTTCATTGCTTTTAGAAG GCAAGACTGTGATCTAATAAATGAACTTTGTTGCCAGCACTATTCAAACCATTTAACCAG AGACCATAAAAGACGACTTGTATTTCAAACTGATGACAAGATTTGCTGCATGCGAAATATCTATCTCAAGGATCTCTTGCCAAGCCGTGGTTTCAGCCAGGATCCTGATCGCAATGAATGCAAAAGTGGAAACCCCCCCCTTGCTGCAGAGACTATTGAGGAGGGCAAACGACTGTGCAATGGAGATATATTTTTCATAGCAGAT GATGTAGAAATTAATAAACAACGTTTACTGACCATCAGCAGCACATACGGCTCCACATTCACTGTAGTATACAAAGCATTGAAGAAGCTATGTCATATAAAACATGCATGGGCCAGAACTATTCACACATTTCAG acAAATGAGCGAGACTCCCCACTTGTGTCTTCCAGACTCAAGAATCTAACTTTGGAACATGTAACTCCTAGGAAGCTTTTCAAAAGCTAA
- the HELB gene encoding DNA helicase B isoform X1: MASPGGRRASLLELRGVLLPPPRRAEAEAEEGEEEGEEEGEEEPRFAETALLAASGDGPELAAALPPRRAVIIQDEESKKEYEVVGRFPLVGPWWAVNVKVKKMGSKYFVQGYPSYFLRTDIEENNQQVFSLFLKECDVPDFFKQEFFTWLPRQPTLSFRKLEEKLKQFQVSYLEKGKKQGDTKNFDIFQYVLKSFAGKAVLVAMNFPMIMEFLPVLLPRHFCCLLEEACWQKETENNSDADVEKERFQDDILTKLNDILKNEPWKLGFSKITYRELNLSYCEATWAAFCQCKHLLWKIPELQKNALILYDRLKKQCREMGHTYEDQDELTRFVSKDMSIEHAWQSLEFLKDQHIVIREKKMVFLPHLYNSEKDIAMYIGDLLSNHSWKLDVDVRQILNVNVSETSREIVDIKMNVTQVHEMEYPKENSPENHDCENSFLKKQVESTSGTRSKAEVDLDQVTAMEKICSNPVTIISGKGGCGKSTIVSCLFCHLKQMEKEVEAASKDFEGDLDASEEWNTFSHHWESENTCTKNLLNVLFTAPTGRAASLLSEKTRFPAYTLHQIIYSFKSWKQSQQGLPWKFSTVTILVVDEGSLVSVHILSLVLKLLCEHAQLAKLIILGDTRQLPSIDPGNMLADVFEGLKSKGLSVELRTNHRAESQLIVDNATRISHRKLPEFDEVLKVSGWNEELTMPSPEKKFIFIALPSGGGCDNLQTAIKTLLKKGPGLQDARQSQFIAFRRQDCDLINELCCQHYSNHLTRDHKRRLVFQTDDKICCMRNIYLKDLLPSRGFSQDPDRNECKSGNPPLAAETIEEGKRLCNGDIFFIADDVEINKQRLLTISSTYGSTFTVVYKALKKLCHIKHAWARTIHTFQGSEEKTVVYVVGNPGRQHWQHVYTAVTRGRCRVYVIAEEMHLKKAVTNKNIPRKTRLQKYLRETIAEINNHPKQTSPLKKSWQNQELETQSVSVNQDAPDPSEPVTDSIKQEGSVVLNEEQTSNSQQISPYKRQRSLTANLGDVMKTSLTNERDSPLVSSRLKNLTLEHVTPRKLFKS, encoded by the exons ATGGCgagccccggggggcggcgggcctcCTTGCTGGAGCTGCGAGgggtgctgctgccgccgccgcggcgggctgAGGCCGAGGCCGAGGAGGGCGAAGAGGAGGGCGAGGAGGAGGGCGAGGAGGAGCCGCGCTTCGCGGAGACCGCGCTCCTGGCGGCCTCCGGTGACGGGCCGGAGctggccgccgcgctgcccccgcgccgagccg TTATTATACAAGACGAAGAATCCAAAAAGGAGTATGAAGTAGTTGGACGTTTTCCATTAGTGGGCCCTTGGTGGGCAGTTAatgttaaagttaaaaaaatggGGTCAAAGTACTTTGTGCAAGGATATCCATCGTATTTTCTGCGGACTGATATAGAGGAAAACAACCAACAAGTCTTTTCACTCTTTCTTAAGGAATGTGACGttcctgatttttttaaacaagagttTTTTACTTGGCTTCCTAGGCAGCCTACGCTGAGTTTTAGAAAACttgaagaaaaactgaaacagtTCCAAGTTTCGTACCtagagaaagggaagaagcaAGGAGATACCAAGAATTTTGATATCTTTCAGTATGTTTTGAAATCTT TTGCAGGAAAGGCAGTATTGGTAGCTATGAATTTTCCAATGATCATGGAGTTCTTGCCAGTTCTTCTGCCACGCcatttttgctgtcttttggAGGAAGCATGTTGGCaaaaagagactgaaaataaCAGTGATGCAGATGTTGAGAAAGAACGTTTCCAAGATGACATTCTAACAAAATTGAATGATATATTAAAGAATGAGCCATGGAAACTTGGATTCAGCAAG ATTACCTATAGGGAACTGAACCTCTCTTATTGCGAAGCAACATGGGCAGCCTTCTGTCAGTGCAAACATCTCCTCTGGAAGATTCCTGAATTGCAGAAGAATGCATTAATTCTATATGATCGACTCAAGAAACAGTGTAGAGAAATGGGACATACTTATGAAGATCAAGATGAATTAACTCGTTTTGTGTCTAAAGATATGTCTATTGAGCATGCTTGGCAATCTCTTGAATTTTTGAAAGATCAGCATATagtcattagggaaaaaaaaatggtgtttctGCCTCATCTTTACAACTCGGAAAAAGACATTGCGATGTATATAGGTGACCTTTTGTCAAACCACTCATGGAAACTAGATGTTGATGTGAGACAGATACTTAATGTTAACGTTTCTGAGACATCAAGAGAAATAGTAgatattaaaatgaatgttacCCAGGTTCATGAAATGGAGTACCCGAAAGAAAATAGTCCAGAAAATCATGATTGTGAAAATAGCTTCCTTAAAAAGCAAGTGGAGTCTACATCTGGTACCCGAAGTAAAGCAGAGGTAGACCTAGATCAGGTGACTGCTATGGAAAAGATTTGTTCTAATCCTGTCACAATCATAAGTGGAAAAGGAGGTTGCGGGAAGAGTACAATAGTTAGCTGCCTTTTTTGTCACTTAAAGCAGATGGAAAAAGAAGTGGAAGCTGCTTCTAAGGATTTTGAGGGAGACCTGGATGCGTCTGAGGAATGGAATACTTTCAGTCATCATTGGGAGTCAGAAAATACTTGCACAAAAAATCTTTTGAATGTATTATTTACTGCACCTACGGGGAGGGCCGCAAGCCTTTTGAGTGAAAAAACTAGGTTTCCTGCATATACCCTGCATCAg ATCATCTATAGTTTTAAATCATGGAAGCAAAGTCAACAAGGACTGCCATGGAAATTTTCTACTGTGACAATTCTGGTTGTGGATGAAGGAAGCTTGGTGTCTGTACATATTCTGAGTTTAGTTCTAAAGCTCTTATGTGAGCATGCTCAGCTTGCCAAACTTATTATTCTTG GTGATACTAGACAGCTCCCAAGCATAGATCCTGGTAACATGCTAGCTGATGTCTTCGAGGGTCTAAAATCCAAAGGGCTATCTGTGGAACTGCGAACGAATCACAGAGCTGAATCGCAATTAATTGTAGACAATGCAACGAG AATCTCTCATCGGAAGCTTCCTGAATTTGATGAGGTGCTAAAAGTTTCTGGTTGGAATGAAGAACTGACAATGCCAAGCCCTGAGAAGAAATTCATATTTATTGCTTTGCCTTCTGGTGGGGGCTGTGACA ATTTGCAGACTGCCATAAAGACTTTACTTAAAAAAGGACCAGGACTGCAGGATGCCAGACAATCACAGTTCATTGCTTTTAGAAG GCAAGACTGTGATCTAATAAATGAACTTTGTTGCCAGCACTATTCAAACCATTTAACCAG AGACCATAAAAGACGACTTGTATTTCAAACTGATGACAAGATTTGCTGCATGCGAAATATCTATCTCAAGGATCTCTTGCCAAGCCGTGGTTTCAGCCAGGATCCTGATCGCAATGAATGCAAAAGTGGAAACCCCCCCCTTGCTGCAGAGACTATTGAGGAGGGCAAACGACTGTGCAATGGAGATATATTTTTCATAGCAGAT GATGTAGAAATTAATAAACAACGTTTACTGACCATCAGCAGCACATACGGCTCCACATTCACTGTAGTATACAAAGCATTGAAGAAGCTATGTCATATAAAACATGCATGGGCCAGAACTATTCACACATTTCAG GGTTCTGAGGAAAAAACTGTTGTCTACGTAGTTGGGAATCCAGGCCGTCAGCACTGGCAGCATGTGTACACGGCTGTGACCAGAGGACGCTGCCGAGTCTATGTTATAGCTGAAGAGATGCACCTCAAGAAAGCAGTCACTAACAAGAACATTCCCAGAAAAACTCGCTTACAGAAATATTTGAGAGAGACAATCGCAGAAATAAACAACCATCCAAAACAAACTTCTCCCCTGAAGAAGAGCTGGCAAAATCAAGAACTTGAGACTCAGTCTGTTTCTGTAAATCAAGATGCTCCTGACCCATCTGAACCTGTAACTGACTCGATTAAACAAGAAGGGTCTGTAGTTCTTAATGAAGAGCAGACCAGTAATTCACAGCAGATAAGTCCATATAAAAGACAAAGAAGTCTTACGGCAAATTTGGGGGATGTTATGAAAACATCCTTG acAAATGAGCGAGACTCCCCACTTGTGTCTTCCAGACTCAAGAATCTAACTTTGGAACATGTAACTCCTAGGAAGCTTTTCAAAAGCTAA